Proteins from a single region of Cydia pomonella isolate Wapato2018A chromosome 13, ilCydPomo1, whole genome shotgun sequence:
- the LOC133524402 gene encoding phosphoserine phosphatase isoform X1, which produces MALYSIKNNLQLATLKTLSLVSISVMSPQQSVQELFRTADCVCFDVDSTVIRDEGIDELARFCGKGEEVKRLTAEAMGGSMTFQEALKKRLDIIRPSVSQIREFIDTFPNHLTPGVSQLVKTLQERGVQVYLVSGGFRCLIEPVAAQLNIPKGNIFANRLKFYFNGEYAGFDENEPTSRSGGKGLVIRRLKEQFGYQRVIMIGDGATDAEASPPADGFIGFGGNVLREEVRKRASWYVTDFQDLITSLTLQTK; this is translated from the exons ATGGCACTTTACAG CATCAAGAACAACCTGCAGCTGGCGACCCTGAAGACCCTCTCCCTGGTCTCCATCAGCGTCATGTCACCCCAGCAGAGCGTTCAGGAGCTGTTCCGTACTGCTGACTGCGTTTGCTTCGACGTTGACTCCACCGTCATCAGGGATGAAGGCATCGATGAGCTGGCGAGGTTCTGCGGGAAAGGCGAAGAAGTTAAGAGACT GACGGCCGAGGCTATGGGTGGCAGCATGACGTTTCAGGAAGCGCTGAAGAAAAGATTAGACATCATCAGGCCGAGCGTCAGCCAAATCAGAGAGTTCATCGACACATTCCCTAACCATCTCACACCTGGTGTATC GCAACTAGTTAAGACGCTACAGGAGCGCGGCGTGCAGGTATACCTCGTGTCGGGTGGCTTCAGGTGTCTCATCGAGCCAGTTGCTGCCCAGCTGAACATACCTAAAGGCAACATCTTCGCCAATAGACTCAAATTCTACTTCAATG GAGAATACGCAGGTTTCGACGAGAACGAGCCTACCTCCCGATCAGGCGGCAAAGGACTCGTGATCAGAAGGCTCAAGGAACAGTTCGGTTACCAGAGGGTCATCATGATCGGAGATGGCGCCACTGACGCTGAGGCCAGCCCGCCCGCTGATGGTTTCATTG GATTTGGCGGTAATGTCCTAAGAGAGGAGGTCAGAAAGAGGGCGTCCTGGTACGTCACAGACTTCCAAGACCTCATCACCTCCCTCACGCTGCAAACCAAGTGA
- the LOC133524399 gene encoding uncharacterized protein LOC133524399 isoform X2, whose protein sequence is MKVAVIFIIVAPGLSLQHRHSDSGSSEIDDSRQSQEYDSEQSPYSYRTDKRKQKTRYEVQPGSAELESSNKKYIKHSSKHSRRRSKKHTKDENCDSNEGDQPETNHAEQSGLGPGNLVFVPYPYPLVVPPPVPVVPDPTTTLTVSTTSTAPSIIPDTRTLNNQKITEIADKESYWDLLRTLKRRQELPYGRNDARPMRRFLLDRLLSHVRNVKDINSV, encoded by the exons ATGAAAGTGGCAGTG ATATTTATCATTGTTGCCCCTGGCCTGAGCTTGCAGCACCGACACAGTGACAGTGGCAGCAGCGAGATAGATGACTCACGACAGTCCCAAGAATACGACTCCGAACAGTCCCCCTACTCTTATCGCACTGACAAACGCAAACAGAAAACGCGATACGAAGTCCAACCAGGTTCAGCCGAACTGGAATCCtccaacaaaaaatatatcaagcACTCTTCAAAACATTCCCGTCGACGTTCCAAAAAGCACACAAAAGATGAAAATTGCGATAGCAATGAGGGCGATCAGCCAGAAACTAACCACGCCGAACAGTCAGGACTGGGTCCTGGAAATTTAGTGTTTGTGCCATACCCTTACCCTTTAGTGGTTCCACCACCAGTACCGGTGGTACCTGACCCAACTACTACTCTCACTGTTTCTACAACTTCCACGGCTCCATCAATAATCCCCGATACTAGGACATTAAATAACCAGAAAATTACAGAAATCGCAGATAAAGAAAGTTATTGGGATCTGCTACGAACCTTAAAACGTAGACAGGAATTGCCTTACGGCAGAAATGATGCTAGGCCTATGAGACGATTTTTATTAGATCGACTGCTTTCGCATGTGAGGAATGTGAAAGATATCAACTCTGTATAG
- the LOC133524399 gene encoding uncharacterized protein LOC133524399 isoform X1, with protein sequence MYFSMPSFLLLEIFIIVAPGLSLQHRHSDSGSSEIDDSRQSQEYDSEQSPYSYRTDKRKQKTRYEVQPGSAELESSNKKYIKHSSKHSRRRSKKHTKDENCDSNEGDQPETNHAEQSGLGPGNLVFVPYPYPLVVPPPVPVVPDPTTTLTVSTTSTAPSIIPDTRTLNNQKITEIADKESYWDLLRTLKRRQELPYGRNDARPMRRFLLDRLLSHVRNVKDINSV encoded by the exons atgtattttagtatgcccagttttttacttttagag ATATTTATCATTGTTGCCCCTGGCCTGAGCTTGCAGCACCGACACAGTGACAGTGGCAGCAGCGAGATAGATGACTCACGACAGTCCCAAGAATACGACTCCGAACAGTCCCCCTACTCTTATCGCACTGACAAACGCAAACAGAAAACGCGATACGAAGTCCAACCAGGTTCAGCCGAACTGGAATCCtccaacaaaaaatatatcaagcACTCTTCAAAACATTCCCGTCGACGTTCCAAAAAGCACACAAAAGATGAAAATTGCGATAGCAATGAGGGCGATCAGCCAGAAACTAACCACGCCGAACAGTCAGGACTGGGTCCTGGAAATTTAGTGTTTGTGCCATACCCTTACCCTTTAGTGGTTCCACCACCAGTACCGGTGGTACCTGACCCAACTACTACTCTCACTGTTTCTACAACTTCCACGGCTCCATCAATAATCCCCGATACTAGGACATTAAATAACCAGAAAATTACAGAAATCGCAGATAAAGAAAGTTATTGGGATCTGCTACGAACCTTAAAACGTAGACAGGAATTGCCTTACGGCAGAAATGATGCTAGGCCTATGAGACGATTTTTATTAGATCGACTGCTTTCGCATGTGAGGAATGTGAAAGATATCAACTCTGTATAG
- the LOC133524402 gene encoding phosphoserine phosphatase isoform X2 has product MSPQQSVQELFRTADCVCFDVDSTVIRDEGIDELARFCGKGEEVKRLTAEAMGGSMTFQEALKKRLDIIRPSVSQIREFIDTFPNHLTPGVSQLVKTLQERGVQVYLVSGGFRCLIEPVAAQLNIPKGNIFANRLKFYFNGEYAGFDENEPTSRSGGKGLVIRRLKEQFGYQRVIMIGDGATDAEASPPADGFIGFGGNVLREEVRKRASWYVTDFQDLITSLTLQTK; this is encoded by the exons ATGTCACCCCAGCAGAGCGTTCAGGAGCTGTTCCGTACTGCTGACTGCGTTTGCTTCGACGTTGACTCCACCGTCATCAGGGATGAAGGCATCGATGAGCTGGCGAGGTTCTGCGGGAAAGGCGAAGAAGTTAAGAGACT GACGGCCGAGGCTATGGGTGGCAGCATGACGTTTCAGGAAGCGCTGAAGAAAAGATTAGACATCATCAGGCCGAGCGTCAGCCAAATCAGAGAGTTCATCGACACATTCCCTAACCATCTCACACCTGGTGTATC GCAACTAGTTAAGACGCTACAGGAGCGCGGCGTGCAGGTATACCTCGTGTCGGGTGGCTTCAGGTGTCTCATCGAGCCAGTTGCTGCCCAGCTGAACATACCTAAAGGCAACATCTTCGCCAATAGACTCAAATTCTACTTCAATG GAGAATACGCAGGTTTCGACGAGAACGAGCCTACCTCCCGATCAGGCGGCAAAGGACTCGTGATCAGAAGGCTCAAGGAACAGTTCGGTTACCAGAGGGTCATCATGATCGGAGATGGCGCCACTGACGCTGAGGCCAGCCCGCCCGCTGATGGTTTCATTG GATTTGGCGGTAATGTCCTAAGAGAGGAGGTCAGAAAGAGGGCGTCCTGGTACGTCACAGACTTCCAAGACCTCATCACCTCCCTCACGCTGCAAACCAAGTGA